Within the Medicago truncatula cultivar Jemalong A17 chromosome 4, MtrunA17r5.0-ANR, whole genome shotgun sequence genome, the region AGCTAGACCAAGAATTTCAACCTTCATCACTGGATCTGTACATGAATCCATCCATCATCCATGTTACCAAAATCATACCAAACTTCTATCTCTTTCCTTTTGACCACAATCACATGTCATCAATTCTAATCttagtaatttttttcaaaatcaccgaatttttccttcttttagcCAGCTAGTTAGCTTTAGACAAATCCCAACCAAACCCACCTGAAAAACAGTACCTTTTTAAAGAACAACTATCTCAAACCACAATACAacctatatatatacatatacatatatatgtatcCCACCAAATACAGGAATATAACAAAAACATCTTGTGCTCAAGCTCATTAACACACACATATCCTAGCTCAGAACTTTGAGAACATTGACATGTCAGCTGCCGTGGCTGCCGCCGCTTCCGCCGCTATATCCAGCTACAACAACTCCTCCTCAAGCAGCAGCAACCATAGTGATGAGTTGTTAACTTCACAAACAATGCAAGTTTCTGTTGCTCCACCACTAAGCAGGTACGAGTCACAAAAGAGACGTGATTGGAACACTTTTGGTCAATACCTAAAAAACCATCGTCCACCATTAACACTCTCACGTTGTAGTGGTGCACATGTTCTTGAGTTTCTTCGTTACTTGGATCAGTTTGGAAAAACCAAGGTTCATTCTGAAAACTGTGCTTATTTTGGAAACTCACACCCACCAGGTCCATGTCCTTGTCCTTTGAAACAAGCTTGGGGAAGTCTTGATGCTCTTATTGGTAGGTTACGTGCTGCTTTTGAAGAGAACGGTGGTTCACAAGAGATGAACCCTTTTGGAGCACGTGCTGTTAGGTTGTATCTTAGGGAAGTTAGAGATGCTCAAGCTAAAGCTAGAGGGATTGgttatgagaagaagaaaaggaagaaactgaatcaaaatcaacaaaatggGTCGATGACTATGGTGCAAAATGATCATGTGCATCATCATGATGATGTAGTGAATTCAGGTTATGGTCATGGTGGTGGTTTTGTCGATCAGTACTCAAATTTAAATGGGACAACTTCTAGAAATGATGCCGCAGTTTCTTATTTCTCATTATAGTTTGTTTAagataagatatatatatatatatatatatatatatatatatatatatatatatatatgtatactttAATTATCAGATATAATACCTAATATTTCATGCATGTGTTGGTAGGATTAGGAACTCTAAAATCATGATCGTCAGGTTCTATGATTAATGTGGTAGGGCTCACATATGTAATAAGGGTGTGGTCATTATTGATAGCTTATCAGTGTTCTGTAGTGTTCTAATTAATACCGAAACTTCGTTCTATTATATGCTTTGGTTTTTAGGATAACGGAAAAGTATAAGGACTGTTGTGAATTTGATTAATGATATTCTCTTATATAATTCAGTTAGAAATGTTTGTCATACATCCATCCTTCGAGTATATATATCTTTTCAGCTCGATTTTTATAGTACAAAATATACATGGAAAAAAGGCATAAGGATTTGATATATGGACCACCCAAACAGAGTCCAAAGTGAACCTCTCTTACtgtttttagtaaattttaataaaatatttgtgtctttccctttttttttattattcttttttttttaaatgatgaatttcCACCTTTAGTCCCTTCTTGAAAGGTCTATATTAaacaaacttattttttgtaggaCACTGTCAAGTATATTTTAAGAATTATgctttaaatatgtatttcatccttgcaattagagGTCGTTTAAAAACTGGTTCCTGTATTCGCTAATCTTTGCAAACTagtcttgcaatcattaatcatttaaaatttcgtcctttgaccaacttaatcattgccacgtcactaattcgatgacgtggcaatcactaccacatatgaaattccaattttgcccttaagaagaggacaaaatattgaagaaagaattggaaacccaggggtaaaattggaatttcatgtatgACTGTGAttgtcacgtcatcaaattagtgacatggcagtgattaagtggggagagtgacgaaattttaaatgattaaacaatgcaatgaTAAATTGTCAGAATTAGCGATTACAGGgatcaatttttaaacgacccctaattgccatgatgaaatacatatttaagcctaagaattattaaaaaaattcttttgttgGGGAAAATAAGGCAAATACTTTTGGTAAATTGGTGATTATTTGTTTCAATGAGTGTGCATCTGATATAAATGAGTGGATAGTTACTTAATAGAAAAGTATGGTTGttaaattaattacaaaagATTTACAAGTGGTTGTTTCAAACTTGAACAAATCAGGTTTGTTTTTTTCAACAGGAAAgcatttaaatataaaagagCATAATTAAGGGGTTACTCAACCCAATTACAAACCCACATTAAAATATGAGGAATAATTAAGAAGGAAATGACTAAACTTATAGAATAGACTAAGCTTTTTTGTTTGTCAAAAATCATCTCCACGACGCAACTTAACACGTATAAAAAGCTAAGCCATATTCTTCTCATTCCTTACCATCCAAATCACTTATATGGCTGAGTGTCAAATCAAAAGTCAAACCCTTCCACCCTTTTCTTTGTACCGCATGGCAAACTAAAACTAGGAATAGTTTAGACAAATACAAACCAATTAAAGACCttgtataaaaaaagaaatgatatttacaCAATCATTTTCTAACAACGGataactttttctttcatactcacattatatctttactttctcttcctttttctctctccattattttttactaatgaaaagagagaaagaaaaaattgtcaaaaatgttgtaccaaatggttgttcaaatatcattgctctataAAAAAAGACAGAATTTGAAACTAATCAAGTTACAAATATAGTACAAATCACTTATCAAATCAAGcaattaaacaaatattatagTTTCATGCTGGAAGCAtatgagaatattataaaacaaatatttaagttGAAGAGAAATATTCAAGTTTTCTTATTGTATTATATCTTGAATGGATAACATTTAACTACAAGGGAATTCTTAAAACATCCACAATGGAGACCCTCAAATTGAAGGTCTTAAACGAATCTCACTTGTACacattacttttttattattttataataacagTACCTAATAAGTACTAAGAGCAACTCCAATGGCTCACATTTTCCTTTGTCCGCCAGCATGGAGCAACTCAAATTGtggtttttttacaaaatttgctATTGGAGTACTCCAGCTTGGAGGAACCGTTGCTTTCTGAGGCAACTTTTATCTTGGTTACTTTGATTAAAATAACAATAGAATTATCACCTTTCTAAAATATTGGGACCCAATGAGTtgtgataaaattaaatatagataAAACATTAATATTTGAGGTAAAAACGTGGAACCTGATATGAGTTCTTTTAAAATTCACGTTGAAGTGCAAAATAAGTGAGTTGCTTCAAAATGATGTGACATTACGGGActtacaaaataataattgtgaGAGTTCACCATTGGAGGTGCTCTAAGTCACTCCAATGAAGATATTCTAACAAAAAGTCTAAATGGGTCCCATCAATAACTCTTAATCATTTAAATTCCACcactaacatattattttaataaaaaaagtgtgtgGGAACCACTTAAAGATGAGGGTTTAAGTTAGACCCCAAGTCTTAGAAGACCTCCAAAAAATTTTCCCACAATGgaagtacctattaggtactaaGTCTTAAATGGTGAAGACTTCACCATTGTAGATGCTCTAAGTTTGCGGTGTTGAGAATCAATCCATCCCATCTCTTGAATGGTGGGGGGTATATCTGTCTTTACTGTTTTTCCCATTAATTTACGGTATTTATTCAGCAGAATCAAAAGTTTGAATGACCCGCACTAAAGAAAAGCTTCCACTGCTTCATGGAGAAGATGGTGAAGTGGGTGATATGCATCACGCTTTCTCCTTCGATCTGTTTTTTTGGAGTGTGGTTTGCAACAACACAACTTTAATGTTTCAACCTTCCAAACTTAAGTGCACAAAACAtctataaacaaattaaagcaGCCTTCCAAATTTTTCAATTAAGTAGTGCACTATACGTCTAAGCAAATTAAAGTGACAGTTAGCAAAGTGAAGCTAAAAGATTGGATCATCATAGTGaagttaaaatataaacattgactaaataaataaaatggtcAAGATTTAATATGAATAGTCTAGTACAATGGCGCcgtttcaaaaaatataaccaTTGAccattgtattattttattattagatCAATGGTTATTTTTTAACTTCACTGTGATTGTCCAATCTTTTAAACTCACATATTAGCAGTCACCACAAATTAATTATATCGATGGTTTAAACACATGTCACCACCCTATTGGAGTTTTATAGGGTATTTATACCAttcggattctataatccgaactgCACCACAAGAGAAATTGCAGGACTCGAACTCATGGAACACAACTTGTGTCCGCATCATTCACTTGTGATATAAATGCAAAGTCTAACATAGTATATAATTAGCTAAAATGCATCTGTATACctaatataaatgaaaattttgagacTTTGGGAATGTCATTCCTATGTCCC harbors:
- the LOC25493337 gene encoding protein LIGHT-DEPENDENT SHORT HYPOCOTYLS 4, with protein sequence MSAAVAAAASAAISSYNNSSSSSSNHSDELLTSQTMQVSVAPPLSRYESQKRRDWNTFGQYLKNHRPPLTLSRCSGAHVLEFLRYLDQFGKTKVHSENCAYFGNSHPPGPCPCPLKQAWGSLDALIGRLRAAFEENGGSQEMNPFGARAVRLYLREVRDAQAKARGIGYEKKKRKKLNQNQQNGSMTMVQNDHVHHHDDVVNSGYGHGGGFVDQYSNLNGTTSRNDAAVSYFSL